In one Procambarus clarkii isolate CNS0578487 chromosome 29, FALCON_Pclarkii_2.0, whole genome shotgun sequence genomic region, the following are encoded:
- the LOC123765079 gene encoding uncharacterized protein, whose translation MTAKPPAPPTTTTTTTTTTTTTTTTTTTTEPTTTTTTTQTTTTTQPTPDTDSAMNIGIGVGFGFLLVLLLCAVVYAFYLRRRLKHPTTSTTTEDPEGPGKDPEGPGKDQEPAAPPKSKILELARLIQTHPQRNVPDSVGLIKLNPVHSASNNDGPYSYVDLEYISRTLERKGESGSNVPNDNMAKFLCPELGDHVYLNIGNVLTEPTSIQEPVYENISVTEYANYPVCDGSSGGGTSVQKSSRSTTPVGEVRPGQRSLDRDNQNPPTPEHIYEEVTDLG comes from the coding sequence ATGACTGCAAAGCCTcccgccccacccaccaccaccaccaccaccaccaccaccaccaccaccaccaccaccaccaccaccaccaccgaacccaccaccaccaccaccaccacccaaacaaCCACTACTACCCAACCCACTCCCGATACTGACTCAGCCATGAACATAGGCATCGGCGTTGGCTTCGGGTTCTTGCTTGTACTGCTCCTGTGCGCCGTCGTGTACGCCTTCTACCTGCGTCGCCGGCTGAAACAcccgaccaccagcaccaccacagaggaTCCCGAGGGCCCAGGGAAGGATCCCGAGGGCCCAGGGAAGGATCAGGAGCCTGCCGCTCCTCCTAAGTCCAAAATCTTAGAGCTGGCTCGCTTAATACAGACACATCCGCAGCGGAACGTACCCGACTCAGTCGGGTTAATTAAATTGAATCCAGTACATTCCGCTTCCAATAACGACGGTCCTTACTCCTACGTTGACTTGGAATATATAAGTAGGACcctagagagaaagggagagtcaGGGAGCAATGTTCCTAATGATAATATGGCAAAATTCTTGTGCCCAGAACTTGGAGATCACGTTTATTTAAATATCGGAAACGTCTTAACAGAACCTACAAGCATACAGGAACCAGTGTATGAAAATATTAGTGTAACAGAATACGCCAATTATCCTGTTTGCGATGGAAGTTCCGGTGGGGGTACAAGCGTTCAGAAATCGTCGAGGTCAACAACGCCTGTAGGTGAAGTGAGACCGGGTCAAAGGTCACTCGACCGCGACAATCAGAACCCACCGACCCCcgaacacatctacgaggaggtcACTGATCTAGGGTAA